A genomic stretch from Mya arenaria isolate MELC-2E11 chromosome 10, ASM2691426v1 includes:
- the LOC128204267 gene encoding multiple epidermal growth factor-like domains protein 6 isoform X2, translating into MGIYYNVVFFGLIFVQLQVTLAQTECDNCGCCASGQEIKCSKNSSYCMNGCLHGYWGDTCHEKCGYNCADCHRWSGQCNSCINGYWGVVCNRECGHQCKTCNIWTGCTACDMGYYGTKCENYCGSFCISCNRTSGCTACETGYYGPTCNYQCGATCDHCDNQNGCTSCIPGYYLYNGVCQQCFHENNDCTCTTYNNCTGCIDGYFLNQGVCSHCPFYCKSCISSTNCTSCTDGRFGNVCQYQCTEHCVHGQCNTSTASCQCNGYFIGEMCDQCVAGYFGNDCTQRCSSGCSDTCAQTDGSCTCKFRWTGGKCDTCANKYSGKNCNETCNSNCEECTGKYECQLCLPGRYGYYCQFSCGKGCRNDRCSIKSGYCECKGKYFVASSSSSSGYCHDCVLGRYGQTCEKICPQTCHTCEQELKCSSCHVGYFGLSCDKSCPYGCEENNCKQGDGSCLSCKLGYFGEHCNNTCQESCRSCDKYGLCSECKPTFFPNNTGQCETCNSKCVGNNCDSSSGRCIQGCYDGYWNRTCDTECDATCFSCKQTNGSCSLCKNNTRYGRDCRQECSNTCKSSVCDVNGSCINGCIVNTFGMQCEKRCDENCIQKDNQTICSEKTGMCLYGCRTGYTGKVCPQVERPTTLSAALGGGLGGGILGLLVIAMRRSNTEHYDLLHDVRIEYDTVDTNLYEIELNDLQYKTLQERDDHRMNETTDYSKVSERENGNMTNENVSGGPLS; encoded by the exons ATGGGGATTTACtacaatgttgtgttttttggtCTGATATTTGTTCAACTTCAGg TTACATTGGCACAAACTGAGTGTGACAACTGTGGTTGCTGCGCTTCCGGACAAGAGATCAAATGCAGTAAAAACAGTTCGTACTGCATGAATGGGTGCCTACATGGATATTGGGGTGACACGTGTCATGAAAAATGTGGATATAACTGTGCAGATTGTCACAGGTGGAGTGGTCAATGCAATTCCTGCATAAATGGATATTGGGGAGTAGTTTGCAACAGGGAATGTGGACATCAGTGTAAAACATGTAACATATGGACTGGCTGTACAGCGTGTGACATGGGTTATTACGGCACCAAATGCGAGAACTACTGTGGATCCTTTTGTATAAGTTGTAATAGGACCAGTGGATGTACCGCATGCGAAACGGGGTATTATGGACCCACATGCAATTATCAATGTGGTGCAACTTGTGATCATTGTGATAACCAAAATGGATGTACTAGTTGTATACCTGGATACTATTTATATAACGGAGTATGTCAGCAATGTTTTCACGAAAACAATGACTGCACATGTACTACCTACAACAACTGCACTGGTTGTATTGATGGTTATTTCCTAAATCAGGGAGTGTGTTCACACTGCCCTTTTTATTGCAAATCTTGCATCAGTTCTACAAACTGCACTTCTTGTACGGACGGTCGATTTGGAAATGTATGTCAGTATCAGTGTACAGAACACTGTGTTCATGGTCAGTGTAATACATCAACAGCTTCATGCCAGTGTAATGGATATTTTATCGGAGAGATGTGTGACCAATGTGTCGCGGGATACTTTGGTAACGACTGTACACAGAGATGTTCCTCGGGATGCTCTGATACATGTGCACAAACTGATGGATCTTGCACATGCAAATTCAGGTGGACAGGTGGTAAATGTGACACATGTGCCAATAAATACTCCGGAAAAAATTGCAATGAAACATGTAATAGTAACTGTGAGGAATGCACTGGGAAATATGAGTGTCAGCTTTGCTTACCTGGACGTTATGGTTATTACTGCCAATTCAGTTGTGGGAAAGGCTGCAGAAATGACAGATGTAGTATAAAATCAGGATATTGCGAATGCAAAGGTAAATACTTTgttgcatcatcatcatcatcatcaggaTATTGTCACGATTGTGTTCTGGGCAGGTACGGTCAGACGTGTGAGAAAATCTGTCCTCAAACGTGTCATACATGCGAACAAGAGCTGAAATGTTCTTCATGCCATGTCGGATACTTTGGGCTATCCTGTGACAAATCTTGTCCATATGGATGCGAGGAGAATAATTGCAAGCAAGGGGACGGATCTTGTTTATCATGCAAACTTGGGTATTTCGGAGAACACTGCAACAACACGTGTCAGGAGTCCTGCCGATCATGTGATAAATACGGTCTATGTTCCGAATGTAAACCTACATTTTTTCCCAACAATACCGGACAATGTGAAACTTGCAATTCAAAATGCGTCGGCAATAACTGTGATTCCTCTTCGGGAAGATGCATTCAAGGATGCTATGATGGATACTGGAACAGAACCTGTGACACAGAGTGTGATGCCACATGCTTCTCatgcaaacaaacaaatggATCGTGTTCACTATGCAAGAACAATACAAGATATGGACGTGACTGTAGACAGGAATGCAGCAATACATGTAAATCGTCAGTGTGCGATGTAAATGGAAGTTGTATAAATGGATGCATTGTAAATACATTCGGCATGCAATGTGAAAAAAGGTGTGATgaaaattgtatacaaaaagaCAACCAAACAATTTGTTCTGAAAAGACGGGAATGTGTTTATACGGCTGCCGAACTGGATACACGGGAAAAGTTTGTCCACAAG TTGAGAGGCCGACAACATTGTCAGCAGCACTTGGAGGGGGACTCGGTGGTGGCATTCTTGGACTTTTAGTCATAGCAAT GCGAAGGTCAAACACGGAACACTATGATTTACTTCATGATG tccGAATAGAATATGACACAGTGGATACTAATCTTTATGAGATTGAACTCAACGATCTTCAGTATAAGACTCTTCAAGAAAGAGATGATCACAGGATGAATGAAACAACTGACTATTCAAAAGTCTCTGAAAGGGAAAATGGCAACATGACAAAc gaaaatgttAGTGGCGGACCATTGTCATAG
- the LOC128204078 gene encoding uncharacterized protein LOC128204078: MQVLYQTLWKTSSTAELGNFERSFKGETSIRLTLSTGNPIKKTLTLKQLLYLTSSHQLGLLQNSDKYLSHQNKTRTDRSESLRTEANIIEVHPSKNPSKQHAEQLQELSSKDHTFLK; the protein is encoded by the exons atgcaagtgctgtatcagactctgtggaagacctcatcaacagctgaacttggaaattttgaaagatcgttcaaaggcgaaacatctatacgtct cactttgtcgacgggaaatccaatcaagaaaacactgaccctcaagcagctactgtatttgaccagctcacaccagctaggcctcctccaaaactcagataaatatttgagccaccaaaacaaaacgagaacagatcggtctgaatcgttaag aactgaagctaacatcatagaggtacatccttccaagaatccatcaaaacaacatgctgaacaacttcaagaactctcttcaaaagaccacactttcctgaaataa
- the LOC128204267 gene encoding multiple epidermal growth factor-like domains protein 6 isoform X1, which produces MGIYYNVVFFGLIFVQLQVTLAQTECDNCGCCASGQEIKCSKNSSYCMNGCLHGYWGDTCHEKCGYNCADCHRWSGQCNSCINGYWGVVCNRECGHQCKTCNIWTGCTACDMGYYGTKCENYCGSFCISCNRTSGCTACETGYYGPTCNYQCGATCDHCDNQNGCTSCIPGYYLYNGVCQQCFHENNDCTCTTYNNCTGCIDGYFLNQGVCSHCPFYCKSCISSTNCTSCTDGRFGNVCQYQCTEHCVHGQCNTSTASCQCNGYFIGEMCDQCVAGYFGNDCTQRCSSGCSDTCAQTDGSCTCKFRWTGGKCDTCANKYSGKNCNETCNSNCEECTGKYECQLCLPGRYGYYCQFSCGKGCRNDRCSIKSGYCECKGKYFVASSSSSSGYCHDCVLGRYGQTCEKICPQTCHTCEQELKCSSCHVGYFGLSCDKSCPYGCEENNCKQGDGSCLSCKLGYFGEHCNNTCQESCRSCDKYGLCSECKPTFFPNNTGQCETCNSKCVGNNCDSSSGRCIQGCYDGYWNRTCDTECDATCFSCKQTNGSCSLCKNNTRYGRDCRQECSNTCKSSVCDVNGSCINGCIVNTFGMQCEKRCDENCIQKDNQTICSEKTGMCLYGCRTGYTGKVCPQVERPTTLSAALGGGLGGGILGLLVIAMFVMWLFRKRRRSNTEHYDLLHDVRIEYDTVDTNLYEIELNDLQYKTLQERDDHRMNETTDYSKVSERENGNMTNENVSGGPLS; this is translated from the exons ATGGGGATTTACtacaatgttgtgttttttggtCTGATATTTGTTCAACTTCAGg TTACATTGGCACAAACTGAGTGTGACAACTGTGGTTGCTGCGCTTCCGGACAAGAGATCAAATGCAGTAAAAACAGTTCGTACTGCATGAATGGGTGCCTACATGGATATTGGGGTGACACGTGTCATGAAAAATGTGGATATAACTGTGCAGATTGTCACAGGTGGAGTGGTCAATGCAATTCCTGCATAAATGGATATTGGGGAGTAGTTTGCAACAGGGAATGTGGACATCAGTGTAAAACATGTAACATATGGACTGGCTGTACAGCGTGTGACATGGGTTATTACGGCACCAAATGCGAGAACTACTGTGGATCCTTTTGTATAAGTTGTAATAGGACCAGTGGATGTACCGCATGCGAAACGGGGTATTATGGACCCACATGCAATTATCAATGTGGTGCAACTTGTGATCATTGTGATAACCAAAATGGATGTACTAGTTGTATACCTGGATACTATTTATATAACGGAGTATGTCAGCAATGTTTTCACGAAAACAATGACTGCACATGTACTACCTACAACAACTGCACTGGTTGTATTGATGGTTATTTCCTAAATCAGGGAGTGTGTTCACACTGCCCTTTTTATTGCAAATCTTGCATCAGTTCTACAAACTGCACTTCTTGTACGGACGGTCGATTTGGAAATGTATGTCAGTATCAGTGTACAGAACACTGTGTTCATGGTCAGTGTAATACATCAACAGCTTCATGCCAGTGTAATGGATATTTTATCGGAGAGATGTGTGACCAATGTGTCGCGGGATACTTTGGTAACGACTGTACACAGAGATGTTCCTCGGGATGCTCTGATACATGTGCACAAACTGATGGATCTTGCACATGCAAATTCAGGTGGACAGGTGGTAAATGTGACACATGTGCCAATAAATACTCCGGAAAAAATTGCAATGAAACATGTAATAGTAACTGTGAGGAATGCACTGGGAAATATGAGTGTCAGCTTTGCTTACCTGGACGTTATGGTTATTACTGCCAATTCAGTTGTGGGAAAGGCTGCAGAAATGACAGATGTAGTATAAAATCAGGATATTGCGAATGCAAAGGTAAATACTTTgttgcatcatcatcatcatcatcaggaTATTGTCACGATTGTGTTCTGGGCAGGTACGGTCAGACGTGTGAGAAAATCTGTCCTCAAACGTGTCATACATGCGAACAAGAGCTGAAATGTTCTTCATGCCATGTCGGATACTTTGGGCTATCCTGTGACAAATCTTGTCCATATGGATGCGAGGAGAATAATTGCAAGCAAGGGGACGGATCTTGTTTATCATGCAAACTTGGGTATTTCGGAGAACACTGCAACAACACGTGTCAGGAGTCCTGCCGATCATGTGATAAATACGGTCTATGTTCCGAATGTAAACCTACATTTTTTCCCAACAATACCGGACAATGTGAAACTTGCAATTCAAAATGCGTCGGCAATAACTGTGATTCCTCTTCGGGAAGATGCATTCAAGGATGCTATGATGGATACTGGAACAGAACCTGTGACACAGAGTGTGATGCCACATGCTTCTCatgcaaacaaacaaatggATCGTGTTCACTATGCAAGAACAATACAAGATATGGACGTGACTGTAGACAGGAATGCAGCAATACATGTAAATCGTCAGTGTGCGATGTAAATGGAAGTTGTATAAATGGATGCATTGTAAATACATTCGGCATGCAATGTGAAAAAAGGTGTGATgaaaattgtatacaaaaagaCAACCAAACAATTTGTTCTGAAAAGACGGGAATGTGTTTATACGGCTGCCGAACTGGATACACGGGAAAAGTTTGTCCACAAG TTGAGAGGCCGACAACATTGTCAGCAGCACTTGGAGGGGGACTCGGTGGTGGCATTCTTGGACTTTTAGTCATAGCAATGTTTGTAATGTGGTTGTTTCGTAAAAG GCGAAGGTCAAACACGGAACACTATGATTTACTTCATGATG tccGAATAGAATATGACACAGTGGATACTAATCTTTATGAGATTGAACTCAACGATCTTCAGTATAAGACTCTTCAAGAAAGAGATGATCACAGGATGAATGAAACAACTGACTATTCAAAAGTCTCTGAAAGGGAAAATGGCAACATGACAAAc gaaaatgttAGTGGCGGACCATTGTCATAG
- the LOC128204267 gene encoding multiple epidermal growth factor-like domains protein 6 isoform X3, with translation MGIYYNVVFFGLIFVQLQVTLAQTECDNCGCCASGQEIKCSKNSSYCMNGCLHGYWGDTCHEKCGYNCADCHRWSGQCNSCINGYWGVVCNRECGHQCKTCNIWTGCTACDMGYYGTKCENYCGSFCISCNRTSGCTACETGYYGPTCNYQCGATCDHCDNQNGCTSCIPGYYLYNGVCQQCFHENNDCTCTTYNNCTGCIDGYFLNQGVCSHCPFYCKSCISSTNCTSCTDGRFGNVCQYQCTEHCVHGQCNTSTASCQCNGYFIGEMCDQCVAGYFGNDCTQRCSSGCSDTCAQTDGSCTCKFRWTGGKCDTCANKYSGKNCNETCNSNCEECTGKYECQLCLPGRYGYYCQFSCGKGCRNDRCSIKSGYCECKGKYFVASSSSSSGYCHDCVLGRYGQTCEKICPQTCHTCEQELKCSSCHVGYFGLSCDKSCPYGCEENNCKQGDGSCLSCKLGYFGEHCNNTCQESCRSCDKYGLCSECKPTFFPNNTGQCETCNSKCVGNNCDSSSGRCIQGCYDGYWNRTCDTECDATCFSCKQTNGSCSLCKNNTRYGRDCRQECSNTCKSSVCDVNGSCINGCIVNTFGMQCEKRCDENCIQKDNQTICSEKTGMCLYGCRTGYTGKVCPQVERPTTLSAALGGGLGGGILGLLVIAMFVMWLFRKSPNRI, from the exons ATGGGGATTTACtacaatgttgtgttttttggtCTGATATTTGTTCAACTTCAGg TTACATTGGCACAAACTGAGTGTGACAACTGTGGTTGCTGCGCTTCCGGACAAGAGATCAAATGCAGTAAAAACAGTTCGTACTGCATGAATGGGTGCCTACATGGATATTGGGGTGACACGTGTCATGAAAAATGTGGATATAACTGTGCAGATTGTCACAGGTGGAGTGGTCAATGCAATTCCTGCATAAATGGATATTGGGGAGTAGTTTGCAACAGGGAATGTGGACATCAGTGTAAAACATGTAACATATGGACTGGCTGTACAGCGTGTGACATGGGTTATTACGGCACCAAATGCGAGAACTACTGTGGATCCTTTTGTATAAGTTGTAATAGGACCAGTGGATGTACCGCATGCGAAACGGGGTATTATGGACCCACATGCAATTATCAATGTGGTGCAACTTGTGATCATTGTGATAACCAAAATGGATGTACTAGTTGTATACCTGGATACTATTTATATAACGGAGTATGTCAGCAATGTTTTCACGAAAACAATGACTGCACATGTACTACCTACAACAACTGCACTGGTTGTATTGATGGTTATTTCCTAAATCAGGGAGTGTGTTCACACTGCCCTTTTTATTGCAAATCTTGCATCAGTTCTACAAACTGCACTTCTTGTACGGACGGTCGATTTGGAAATGTATGTCAGTATCAGTGTACAGAACACTGTGTTCATGGTCAGTGTAATACATCAACAGCTTCATGCCAGTGTAATGGATATTTTATCGGAGAGATGTGTGACCAATGTGTCGCGGGATACTTTGGTAACGACTGTACACAGAGATGTTCCTCGGGATGCTCTGATACATGTGCACAAACTGATGGATCTTGCACATGCAAATTCAGGTGGACAGGTGGTAAATGTGACACATGTGCCAATAAATACTCCGGAAAAAATTGCAATGAAACATGTAATAGTAACTGTGAGGAATGCACTGGGAAATATGAGTGTCAGCTTTGCTTACCTGGACGTTATGGTTATTACTGCCAATTCAGTTGTGGGAAAGGCTGCAGAAATGACAGATGTAGTATAAAATCAGGATATTGCGAATGCAAAGGTAAATACTTTgttgcatcatcatcatcatcatcaggaTATTGTCACGATTGTGTTCTGGGCAGGTACGGTCAGACGTGTGAGAAAATCTGTCCTCAAACGTGTCATACATGCGAACAAGAGCTGAAATGTTCTTCATGCCATGTCGGATACTTTGGGCTATCCTGTGACAAATCTTGTCCATATGGATGCGAGGAGAATAATTGCAAGCAAGGGGACGGATCTTGTTTATCATGCAAACTTGGGTATTTCGGAGAACACTGCAACAACACGTGTCAGGAGTCCTGCCGATCATGTGATAAATACGGTCTATGTTCCGAATGTAAACCTACATTTTTTCCCAACAATACCGGACAATGTGAAACTTGCAATTCAAAATGCGTCGGCAATAACTGTGATTCCTCTTCGGGAAGATGCATTCAAGGATGCTATGATGGATACTGGAACAGAACCTGTGACACAGAGTGTGATGCCACATGCTTCTCatgcaaacaaacaaatggATCGTGTTCACTATGCAAGAACAATACAAGATATGGACGTGACTGTAGACAGGAATGCAGCAATACATGTAAATCGTCAGTGTGCGATGTAAATGGAAGTTGTATAAATGGATGCATTGTAAATACATTCGGCATGCAATGTGAAAAAAGGTGTGATgaaaattgtatacaaaaagaCAACCAAACAATTTGTTCTGAAAAGACGGGAATGTGTTTATACGGCTGCCGAACTGGATACACGGGAAAAGTTTGTCCACAAG TTGAGAGGCCGACAACATTGTCAGCAGCACTTGGAGGGGGACTCGGTGGTGGCATTCTTGGACTTTTAGTCATAGCAATGTTTGTAATGTGGTTGTTTCGTAAAAG tccGAATAGAATATGA
- the LOC128204267 gene encoding uncharacterized protein LOC128204267 isoform X4: MFVMWLFRKRRRSNTEHYDLLHDVRIEYDTVDTNLYEIELNDLQYKTLQERDDHRMNETTDYSKVSERENGNMTNENVSGGPLS, from the exons ATGTTTGTAATGTGGTTGTTTCGTAAAAG GCGAAGGTCAAACACGGAACACTATGATTTACTTCATGATG tccGAATAGAATATGACACAGTGGATACTAATCTTTATGAGATTGAACTCAACGATCTTCAGTATAAGACTCTTCAAGAAAGAGATGATCACAGGATGAATGAAACAACTGACTATTCAAAAGTCTCTGAAAGGGAAAATGGCAACATGACAAAc gaaaatgttAGTGGCGGACCATTGTCATAG